In Planctomycetota bacterium, a single window of DNA contains:
- the aat gene encoding leucyl/phenylalanyl-tRNA--protein transferase encodes MHGASLDPEVMLSAYAQGAFPMTDPDGVTRWYTADPRGVIPLDNRFRVSRSLRQTIRRGHFRVDVNRNFEAVMRACMLDRPDGTWISEELVGAYVHLHSEGFAHSVETYTADGDELVGGLYGVSLGGAFFGESMFHRRSDASKVALVSLVERLRARQFVLLDAQARTRHLSHFGCQELDAPVYLRWLRDAIMLRRTFK; translated from the coding sequence ATGCATGGTGCGTCGCTCGATCCCGAGGTCATGCTCAGCGCGTACGCCCAGGGTGCGTTCCCGATGACCGACCCGGACGGCGTCACGCGCTGGTACACGGCCGACCCACGCGGCGTAATTCCGCTGGACAATCGATTCCGCGTCAGTCGATCGCTGCGTCAGACCATCCGTCGTGGTCACTTCCGCGTCGATGTCAATCGCAACTTCGAGGCTGTGATGCGGGCGTGCATGCTCGATCGACCCGACGGCACATGGATCAGTGAGGAGCTGGTCGGTGCGTACGTCCATTTGCACAGCGAGGGTTTTGCCCACAGCGTCGAAACCTACACCGCTGACGGTGACGAACTTGTCGGCGGGCTGTACGGCGTGAGCCTGGGCGGGGCGTTCTTCGGCGAGAGCATGTTCCATCGCCGGTCCGACGCCAGCAAGGTGGCGCTCGTCTCGCTCGTCGAACGCTTGCGAGCGAGGCAATTCGTGCTTCTCGACGCCCAAGCCCGAACGCGGCACTTGAGCCACTTCGGATGTCAGGAACTCGACGCCCCCGTCTACCTCCGCTGGCTTCGCGACGCGATCATGCTCCGGCGCACGTTCAAGTGA